The Eschrichtius robustus isolate mEscRob2 chromosome 16, mEscRob2.pri, whole genome shotgun sequence DNA segment tttgcttgtattATGCCTTTAATTGCCTTGTAATTtggcagtttttctttcttttaaaccatTTACTTACCTATGGTTCAGATCAGGCTTGATGTGGATACTGAGagataaatactaaaatatttttccctGCTATGTAGtagatttttcttaaattaacagaAATAATTCAGAATTAAGGATGTATTGAAACCTAACTTGGCTTTCTTATTTGAACTAGCATCACGTTGTGTATTTTAGTGCTCATTTCATACTGATGATTGTTGAGAATTACTTGTGCAGTACCATTAATTTGGAAATTTGAACATTAGGAGGGCTTTAAAAAGATGCCACGGTACGTAGAAACTGGAGTATTCCACACAaaacattgttttttgtttttatgaagaaATGCAACTTAATCTTTAGATTATCTAAAGTATGGCCTACTTGGATTATTTAAATCAGAACTTAATGGTTATAGTAGTGATGTGATATAACAAAAAGTGACCAGATAAATTATCAGACTTAGTATCAAATAGAGGCTTACTGACAGTATAAATTTTGACTTTATATAGAGTTatagaacaaaattaaaattatcaaTGACAGATGAAAATGggtatatttttcaataaaaataattatctaaaTCTGGAAAGATTAGTCTcaacattattttaatattgtaaGTAAATGTTAACTTTTGTCTGCTAGAGATATTCATTTAAATATGGTATCTTAAATTCTAGGATATGAAAGATGGCAAGTCCAGATAGAAGTAAACGGAAGATTTTAAAGGCGAAAAAAACAATGCCTCCAAGTTGCCGGAAGCAAGCAGAGATCCTGAATAAGTCAAAGAATGTTGAAGCACTAAAAACAGCAGCAATTGGGAATAATGTATCAAGTGGTAATCAGAATTCAAGTACTGATGTCATAAGTAGCAAATGTAGACATTCTGAAAATGATGCTTCCTCTTTGGACTCTATCAAAAATTCAGTATGTGCACCCAAAAGTAAAGTATTTTCTCAGAATTTAATAAAACCACTAGAAATTGTTGATTCCAAAACAAGATTAGAATACACTGAAGAACAAGTTGTGTACCCTTATGAAAAGCCAAGTAAAACAGTAGTATCTCCCAGGAAACTCTTTACACAAGACGCAAAAGATTCACGAAACACTTCTGAAAACCATTTTGAATGTCAGGCAAGTGTAACACGATCCTTTTTTGAACATGAAGAGGATGGTAATCTGAAATCCATTTGCTCTCCATCCAGTGTATTGAGTGGTGTAGTTCAAATGTCAAAGTCTACAATAACCAATACCTTGGATGATAAGAGAATTGACAAGATAGTTTCCTATTTAGAAATAAACTCCAATTCTGAGTTACATgataaaagacaaaataacaCTTTAATTTTAAGTTCAGATACCTCTTTTGTGCCTGTTGATAAAATACCTAAGTTGGTAAATTCAGTCATTTCTAGTAACTGTGCTGCTGACATTTTGAAAAGTGAAGAATCCTGTAGAACCTGTCATTCCAGCATTTTAAGTTGTGAAAGTACAGATGCAAAGTGGCTGTCCTCATTTGACACTGATAGTAATAACAGTAAGTGCATACTTACGTATCTCTTGGAGAAGTTAAAATAGTTATTTTGCTTTGGGCGGTTTCATAATCTCAGAAACAGTAGAGTACACATAGACAGGAAAACAGTAAATGATAATTATTTCAGAGTATCTTATTTCTGAACCATTCTtggcggggagggggaatggtatcCTCTATGTCCAAAGGGAAGTAAATTCTGGCAAAGAAGGAATCAATCACTTTCCCTTGAAAGTACAACAAAATCAAAAGGTGGTTTATGGAAATTGCttggtttatttcatttacaccttttcttttttttgaagttttattaaGTTAATGAGGCTAGTTGAAAGAGagagtgggttttttaaatagttGGTGAACCCATTTCTTTCCATAGAATTGGCCTGTATATCACATGCCAAGTGTAAGCGGATAGATAATAAGAATACATACAGGTTTGTGTGTAGAGTGAGAAACACATCAAATAACCAATGAAGTTCTAGGgttataaagttattaaaatagcacAAGTAAATTTCATTAAAAGGGTGTTTTTGTAGGTtaatgaaatataagaaaaacttGATTTACTAGGataaattgtttgttttcttgtgtaTGCTACAGAGTGATCATTTAACAAGGTGAATTTTAAGTTGCTTAAAAATAATAGTAGGATCACCTATTAAAAATATGTAGGACTGCCTAAGTAACTCTAAAAATAATGTAAGACCACCAAGTAAATAACTGTAAACAGAAGATCAAATGCTgtaatttattgtttttgttagtattaaataagtattaaatgTGTATTAAATACGGTGGAAGGAAAGTATATCTGAGACCAGGActaagatattcttttttttaaggattagTTTGTCAGAATTTTTTATACaattacattttctaaaaaatgCTGCCATGGtcacattttagttttttaatttgctttgggGTCCCTAAATTAGAGAATTCCCCTCTTTCCTTCATTAGAAggaatatttttctctctgatctttccATCTCCCCAAGGCCATAATCAAAAGAAGAGGATGttttcagaaaacaaagaaaatgttaagCGTGTGAAAACTTCAGagcaaattaatgaaaatatttctctaGCTCTGGGAAAGCAAACAGCATTGCTGGAACAGGTAAAATATTGGACTTAAATATTTGCTTCAGAAACTTTTACTTTTGATTAgtaaaaaatggcaaaagttaattGATCTAAACAATGAGTACAGATAACTTTCATGATGCAGGGCAGGTATATGAAAACTGAATTATTAGCAGGTGGAGGTATTAGGGAAAAATAATTGCTTACATCACCAAAACATCTCTAGATCCTTGAAAATGATCCTATGCAGTGTAACCTACAGAATCACGTGAAGGTAGAGTGCTGTGGTAGAAAGAGAATGGGCTTTTTAGTCAATATTATGCTCAAATCTCTTCAAGTCAGACACTACATGACCTTGAGCTTTGTGAacaattttgtctgttttgtactGGTCATGGGGTTCTTGATCTGCAGCTATAGCTGTTAATTATCACAATTGACCACTACTTCATAGACCCAGGCAACCCGGAAGTTCATTACAAAGTCCTGCTACATTCAGGTTTACTTGCCCTAATTTCCAAGAAATTAGGGAAAGGTTTACTTACCCTAATTTACACAGATATGGTGCATTATCTGACGTTTTGCTTTTATAGCGTCAAGTGTACTTTTCTTTTTGCCCCATTTCATCTCATTGTACTACAGTTTCCATTAATGTCTGATCAACTCTGAGTTTAAGTGTAATGAGCTTCAATTTTAGTAGGTCCTGTATCAGGACTTGTTTTGATGATCATGTTTTGCTATTTTATTACCACTgaaatgccacaactaaaagtcaTTATGTGATAGATTAATGTCTGTCGTCAGCTATAATGGACCAAAAAATGTCCCAATCCAAACTATCCTGCTGtttcagaaacaaaaacactgtTTCTAAAACAGGCCATTACAATTACATAGTTACATGTTATATGAACATATATTCACATAATAAATGGAAACCATTGAAAGACTCATGCAGAATCAGCTTAAAAGGTGAGTCAACACTTCCCCTTTCTACCTCTTATTTTCTTCTGCAAGACCAAAGGAGacattaataaaaaatatgtaaatattctaTTGTTTGCAGGATAGGGTAGCGGAATTATGTTAAGCATGGATCTAGCTTAAGAGGTTGGGGATTGCAGCTGTGTTACTCCCAGTGATTAGTAGCTGAATTCAGAAATAAGTTCTGATATTgacatataaatacaaaatttaatctttgaacattttaatttcaCTGGCACAGAAAAATCAGGGTTTTCATTCACTACTATTATGTACCTCACAAAATACTTGGTCCAAGTTGACGCAGAATATGGTCCTTCCCAGTGAGGTTTAAGGAATGCAGTTTATTTGTTATCTTCCCTCACCACTGCCACCAGAAGTTTCTTACATTGTCCGGTGGGTTTTAGCTAATTCCTATCTTTTATCTATCTCTCAGTAACTAGCTCTCCCTCACTTGATATTTTAATTCCTGTCTGAACAGTTAACTCTCTAAACcacatctgtttgtttttcttgtttgaaTCCCAGTGGAAT contains these protein-coding regions:
- the ATF7IP2 gene encoding activating transcription factor 7-interacting protein 2 isoform X2, producing MASPDRSKRKILKAKKTMPPSCRKQAEILNKSKNVEALKTAAIGNNVSSGNQNSSTDVISSKCRHSENDASSLDSIKNSVCAPKSKVFSQNLIKPLEIVDSKTRLEYTEEQVVYPYEKPSKTVVSPRKLFTQDAKDSRNTSENHFECQASVTRSFFEHEEDGNLKSICSPSSVLSGVVQMSKSTITNTLDDKRIDKIVSYLEINSNSELHDKRQNNTLILSSDTSFVPVDKIPKLVNSVISSNCAADILKSEESCRTCHSSILSCESTDAKWLSSFDTDSNNSHNQKKRMFSENKENVKRVKTSEQINENISLALGKQTALLEQVRHLIRQEICSINYKLFDNKLKELTERIGKTQCRSKHEAIADELFTKITKLQRRIKTVMLPQRNCVEPNVVSSNTACKVANSETMNLDKNPESVNSPQERKTSVNSEPSNPSEKASEKINLSREHNEAVSERM